In one Planctomycetota bacterium genomic region, the following are encoded:
- a CDS encoding trypsin-like peptidase domain-containing protein codes for MRRIILLVLGCALCVVGLASWVLTQDAQRITQDVVIVKAGQPRHPYQDEYERMLYPTVRISSPAGTGSGVIFTTKHTKDTKEEIYILTACHVVENETTVSIELYNATVITGMVVVTDTVKDLALIRINRDCFADARNDIVVYSAQLAPTNYKPYLFTPVWTVGCSLGLKPRPSFGHLSALCDLCGENWEISAPVLPGNSGGPVYDARTFEVIGIAVWVKTCQGQLVTTMAGIVPINQIYEFLEGYKRLQ; via the coding sequence ATGCGAAGAATAATATTATTGGTTTTGGGGTGCGCGCTGTGCGTCGTGGGTCTTGCGTCTTGGGTCTTAACTCAGGACGCCCAACGCATAACGCAGGACGTGGTTATCGTCAAGGCGGGCCAGCCCAGACATCCGTATCAAGATGAATACGAGCGGATGCTATATCCAACGGTGAGGATAAGTTCACCGGCCGGGACCGGGAGCGGGGTGATATTCACCACAAAGCACACAAAGGACACAAAGGAAGAAATATATATTTTAACGGCTTGTCATGTTGTAGAGAACGAAACGACCGTTAGTATAGAATTATATAACGCAACAGTCATCACCGGAATGGTAGTAGTTACGGATACGGTCAAAGACTTGGCGTTAATACGAATTAATAGAGATTGCTTCGCTGACGCTCGCAATGACATTGTTGTATATTCCGCACAATTAGCACCCACGAACTACAAGCCGTATTTGTTTACGCCCGTCTGGACCGTAGGTTGTTCGCTCGGTTTAAAACCCCGCCCTTCTTTTGGCCACCTTAGTGCTCTTTGTGACCTTTGTGGTGAGAACTGGGAAATATCTGCCCCGGTTCTGCCAGGGAATTCGGGAGGACCTGTTTACGACGCACGCACATTTGAAGTAATTGGCATTGCGGTCTGGGTCAAGACCTGCCAAGGGCAACTCGTTACCACTATGGCTGGGATAGTGCCAATCAATCAAATCTATGAGTTTTTGGAAGGTTACAAGAGGTTACAATAG
- a CDS encoding C40 family peptidase — protein MWSVPRDCVRDAYTKGAGVNYPRRPASFWGITIPFIDSWSPPQANELADPNNKIDNLKVIPENEAKPGDIVAFPAVDGSGHSGIYIGNGLMVSASSRLNRVAVTSVAASKSGPQHNRVTYRRYTGGK, from the coding sequence ATGTGGTCTGTCCCACGAGACTGTGTACGAGATGCGTATACAAAAGGTGCTGGAGTTAATTATCCGCGCCGCCCCGCAAGTTTTTGGGGTATAACTATACCTTTTATAGATAGTTGGTCACCTCCACAAGCTAATGAGCTTGCCGATCCAAATAACAAAATAGATAATCTAAAAGTTATTCCGGAAAATGAAGCTAAGCCCGGTGATATAGTTGCTTTCCCAGCGGTAGATGGTTCAGGACATTCAGGGATTTATATAGGAAATGGGTTAATGGTATCTGCCAGCTCTCGTCTTAATCGGGTGGCAGTTACATCAGTAGCAGCTTCGAAGAGTGGACCACAGCACAACCGGGTAACTTATAGAAGATATACAGGAGGAAAGTAA
- the fusA gene encoding elongation factor G, which yields MKNFRNIGIIAHIDAGKTTLTERILFYTGKEHTIGQVDDGTATMDWMEEEQKRGITITSAATTTYWTPKITRIPNSEPKYRFNIIDTPGHVDFTAEVERSLRVLDGAIGVFCGVGGVEAQSETVWHQANRYHIPRLAFVNKLDRVGSDFFMVIDQMSKKLHTIPMPIQIPLGREKDFTGVIDLVQMKAIIFEEIPDEEAKSFRIADIPAEYSEQAKEYRHKLIEALADKDESLVESYLSGAEININTLITAIRKVTLSGKVTPVLCGTALQNIGVQPVLDAICAYLPSPLDLLPEEGINPDVNKPAQRRHSADEYFSGLVFKSATDRHGELSYLRIYSGKLDEGATIYNPRIDKRERINKIFLMHANQRDQLKTASAGEIIAVIGLRNTATGDTICDPKHPIVYERMTFPEPVVAMAIEPKSSADREKLSDALGKLAHDDPTFQVKTDEETAQTIISGMGELHLEIIKNRILKEYNVAANVGAPQVAYKETITGAIQGEGTFNRKIGEKEHYAHISVSLEPDRAHLQPSIQNLILEKIPKQFLPFITESIKSSLLSGPIAGYPLIYLKATITGGSFDSAKSTDVAFSAAASLAVCDALNKAKSITLEPIMKFEIIIPEKNMGDVINDLNMRRGVIESIDDSGAMKRIHGKIPIAETFGYATVIRSITSGLGSYNLEPADYREAPKK from the coding sequence ATGAAGAATTTCCGGAATATCGGTATTATCGCCCATATTGACGCGGGTAAGACCACACTGACCGAGCGCATCCTGTTCTACACCGGCAAGGAGCATACCATCGGACAGGTGGATGACGGCACCGCCACGATGGACTGGATGGAGGAGGAGCAGAAACGGGGCATTACCATCACCAGCGCGGCCACCACCACCTACTGGACGCCCAAGATTACCCGCATACCGAATTCTGAACCCAAGTACCGCTTTAATATTATCGATACGCCGGGACACGTGGATTTCACGGCCGAGGTGGAGCGCTCGCTGCGCGTCCTGGACGGCGCTATCGGCGTGTTCTGCGGCGTGGGCGGCGTCGAGGCCCAGTCCGAGACCGTCTGGCATCAGGCCAACCGTTACCATATTCCCCGCCTGGCCTTTGTCAATAAATTAGACCGGGTCGGTTCGGATTTCTTTATGGTCATTGACCAGATGTCCAAAAAGCTCCATACCATTCCGATGCCGATTCAGATTCCGCTGGGCAGGGAAAAGGATTTTACCGGCGTGATTGATTTGGTCCAGATGAAGGCGATTATCTTCGAGGAAATCCCGGACGAGGAGGCCAAGAGTTTCCGGATAGCCGATATCCCGGCCGAGTATTCCGAGCAGGCCAAGGAATACCGGCATAAACTAATCGAGGCGCTGGCAGACAAGGACGAGTCGCTGGTCGAGTCGTATTTGAGCGGCGCTGAGATAAATATTAATACCCTGATTACCGCCATCCGCAAGGTGACTCTGTCCGGCAAGGTCACGCCGGTCTTATGCGGCACGGCGCTGCAGAATATCGGGGTCCAGCCGGTCTTGGACGCCATCTGCGCCTATCTGCCCAGCCCGCTCGACCTGTTGCCCGAGGAAGGCATTAATCCGGACGTAAACAAACCGGCCCAGCGCAGGCATTCGGCGGACGAGTATTTTTCCGGCCTGGTATTCAAGTCAGCCACGGACCGGCACGGCGAGCTGTCATACCTGCGGATTTATTCCGGCAAGCTGGACGAGGGCGCGACTATTTATAATCCCCGGATAGACAAGCGCGAGCGCATCAATAAGATTTTCCTGATGCACGCCAACCAGCGCGACCAGCTCAAGACCGCGTCGGCCGGCGAGATTATCGCGGTTATCGGCCTGAGAAACACGGCCACCGGAGACACCATCTGCGACCCGAAGCATCCGATTGTCTATGAGCGGATGACATTCCCTGAACCGGTGGTGGCTATGGCCATCGAGCCGAAATCATCGGCCGACCGGGAAAAGCTGTCCGACGCGCTGGGCAAGCTGGCGCACGACGACCCGACCTTCCAGGTCAAGACCGACGAGGAGACGGCCCAGACCATTATTTCCGGGATGGGCGAACTTCATCTGGAAATCATCAAGAACCGGATACTCAAGGAATATAATGTGGCGGCCAATGTCGGCGCGCCCCAGGTGGCTTATAAGGAGACCATCACCGGCGCTATCCAGGGCGAGGGCACCTTCAACCGCAAGATCGGCGAGAAGGAACACTACGCCCATATCAGCGTGTCACTGGAGCCGGACCGGGCGCATCTGCAACCCTCTATTCAGAACCTGATTCTGGAAAAGATACCCAAACAGTTCCTGCCTTTTATCACTGAGAGCATCAAGAGCAGTTTATTATCCGGGCCGATTGCCGGATATCCGCTGATATACCTCAAGGCGACGATTACCGGCGGTTCGTTCGACTCGGCCAAATCCACGGACGTGGCATTCAGCGCGGCGGCGTCGCTGGCGGTCTGCGACGCGCTCAACAAGGCCAAGAGCATTACTTTGGAGCCGATTATGAAGTTCGAGATAATCATACCGGAGAAGAATATGGGCGACGTGATTAATGACCTGAACATGCGCCGGGGCGTGATTGAATCGATTGACGACTCGGGCGCGATGAAGCGGATTCACGGCAAGATACCGATTGCCGAGACCTTCGGATACGCCACGGTGATACGGTCCATTACCAGCGGCCTGGGTTCGTATAATCTGGAGCCGGCTGATTACCGCGAAGCGCCGAAGAAATAG
- a CDS encoding transposase: MPRIARVVAVHFPHHIIQRGNNREKIFFAEVTRRKYLDWLKEYAQAQGVKILAYCLMTNHIHLLVKPDKRESLAKMMQGLNVSYTRYINKRYGRTGRLLEGRYHSCIIDEEPYLWAVARYIEQNPLRAGMVKAVEDYPYSSARAHITGGSDEVLSDELITEDGRPSYIEFVKAPSPKREIERIRITTKRGMPLGGDIFVERLERRLKRRFTKKKSGRPRK; this comes from the coding sequence ATGCCAAGGATTGCCAGAGTCGTCGCAGTTCATTTTCCTCATCATATCATTCAACGAGGCAATAATCGGGAAAAAATATTCTTTGCCGAAGTTACCAGAAGAAAATATCTGGACTGGCTCAAGGAATATGCCCAAGCCCAAGGCGTCAAAATACTGGCCTATTGCCTGATGACCAACCATATTCACCTCCTTGTCAAACCGGACAAACGGGAGTCGCTGGCCAAGATGATGCAGGGGTTGAATGTCTCTTATACGAGATACATCAATAAGAGATATGGGCGCACCGGACGATTACTTGAAGGCCGGTATCATTCGTGTATAATAGACGAGGAGCCGTATTTATGGGCCGTGGCACGGTACATAGAACAAAATCCCTTAAGGGCCGGAATGGTCAAGGCGGTGGAGGATTATCCGTATTCCAGCGCCCGGGCTCATATAACCGGCGGGTCGGACGAGGTGCTGAGCGATGAATTAATTACTGAAGACGGCAGGCCGAGTTATATAGAGTTCGTCAAGGCGCCAAGCCCGAAAAGGGAGATAGAACGGATAAGAATTACGACCAAGCGGGGGATGCCATTAGGTGGCGATATCTTTGTAGAGCGCCTGGAGCGCCGGCTAAAACGGCGTTTTACGAAGAAGAAGTCCGGTAGGCCGCGGAAATAA